Proteins co-encoded in one Streptococcus pyogenes genomic window:
- a CDS encoding restriction endonuclease subunit S, whose translation MTKSKQPQYRFDGFEGEWEEKELGDIVQITMGQSPSSQNYTTNPSDYILVQGNADIKNGYVFPRVWTTQITKQADKGDIILSVRAPVGDVGKTNYHVIIGRGVAAIKGNEFIFQILKYLKEIGYWKRISTGSTFDSISSSDIKYAKIQIPSLPEQEAIGELFQMVDQLIQLQDQKLATLKEQKQTFLRKMFPAQGQKVPEIRLQGFKGEWEEKKLREVSTHRSGTAIEKYFDSEGEFKVISIGSYGTNNLYVDQNIRAVSNELTNSKLVASGELTMVLNDKTANGAIIGRCLLITENNKYVVNQRTEIIRPDINISSYYLFHYLNGEFRNGIIKIAQGGTQIYVNYSSVEQLKINIPTLKEQEAIGNFFQTLDQQIAQSEEKLTELKALKQTLLNRLFV comes from the coding sequence ATGACAAAATCTAAACAGCCTCAATATCGCTTTGACGGTTTTGAAGGGGAGTGGGAAGAAAAAGAACTAGGGGATATTGTTCAAATTACAATGGGCCAATCTCCATCAAGTCAAAATTATACTACAAACCCTTCTGATTATATTCTAGTACAAGGAAATGCCGATATAAAAAATGGATATGTTTTTCCGCGTGTCTGGACAACACAAATTACAAAACAAGCTGACAAAGGTGATATTATTCTTAGTGTTAGGGCTCCAGTTGGTGATGTTGGAAAGACAAATTATCATGTTATTATTGGGCGTGGAGTTGCTGCTATAAAAGGTAATGAATTTATCTTTCAAATATTAAAATACTTGAAAGAAATTGGTTATTGGAAAAGAATTAGTACAGGTTCAACTTTTGATAGCATTAGCTCTAGTGATATCAAATATGCTAAAATTCAAATTCCCTCCCTCCCTGAACAAGAAGCCATTGGCGAACTTTTCCAAATGGTTGATCAATTGATTCAGTTGCAGGATCAAAAGCTAGCAACCCTTAAAGAACAAAAGCAAACCTTCCTCAGGAAAATGTTCCCAGCTCAAGGACAAAAAGTCCCTGAAATCCGTTTACAAGGTTTTAAAGGAGAGTGGGAAGAGAAGAAATTGAGGGAAGTATCTACTCATAGAAGTGGAACGGCAATTGAAAAATATTTTGATTCGGAAGGTGAATTTAAAGTCATTTCAATAGGTAGTTATGGAACTAATAACCTCTATGTAGACCAAAATATTAGAGCAGTCTCAAATGAACTTACTAATTCTAAATTAGTTGCCTCCGGTGAATTAACAATGGTACTCAATGATAAGACAGCGAATGGGGCAATAATCGGAAGATGTCTACTTATTACAGAAAATAATAAATACGTTGTTAATCAAAGAACAGAAATTATTAGACCAGATATTAATATTTCCTCTTACTATCTTTTCCATTATTTAAATGGCGAATTTCGTAATGGTATCATTAAAATTGCTCAAGGTGGCACTCAAATCTATGTAAATTATTCATCTGTTGAACAATTAAAGATAAATATACCTACATTAAAAGAACAAGAAGCCATTGGTAATTTCTTCCAAACTTTAGACCAACAAATTGCTCAATCTGAAGAAAAACTAACAGAACTCAAAGCACTCAAACAAACATTACTCAATCGTTTATTCGTATAA
- a CDS encoding type I restriction-modification system subunit M, whose amino-acid sequence MAEKTTSLRQALWHSADQLRGQMDANDYKNYLLGLIFYKHLSDKLLLAVCDNLEKHFNTFTEAQKIFEDAYQDEGLKDDLISVVTGDLGYFIEPTLTFEKLIQDVYHNTFQLESLAQGFRDIEQSGEDFENLFEDIDLYSKKLGSTPQKQNQTISNVMKTLNEIDFEAVDGDTLGDAYEYLIGEFASESGKKAGEFYTPQAVSHLMTQIVFLGREDQKGMTLYDPAMGSGSLLLNAKKYSNQSDTVSYYGQEINTSTYNLARMNMMLHGVAIENQHLSNADTLDADWPTDEPINFDGVLMNPPYSLKWSATAGFLTDPRFSSYGVLAPKSKADFAFLLHGFYHLKNTGTMAIVLPHGVLFRGAAEGKIRQKLLEQGAIDTIIGLPSNIFYNTSIPTTIIILKKNRTNKDVFFIDASKEFDKGKNQNTMTDNHIKKILDAYKSRDNSDKFSYLASFDEIIENDYNLNIPRYVDTFEEVPVKPLPELAKQLSDIDQEIAKTNAKLDQLMKQLVGTTKEAQDELDTFRN is encoded by the coding sequence ATGGCAGAGAAAACAACTTCACTCCGTCAAGCACTATGGCATTCGGCCGACCAATTACGTGGCCAAATGGATGCCAATGACTATAAAAACTATCTTCTTGGACTTATTTTTTACAAACACTTATCTGATAAATTACTCTTGGCTGTTTGTGATAATCTAGAAAAACACTTCAATACCTTTACAGAGGCTCAAAAAATCTTTGAAGATGCTTATCAAGATGAAGGCCTAAAAGATGACCTCATTTCTGTTGTTACTGGTGATTTAGGTTACTTTATCGAACCGACACTGACCTTTGAAAAACTCATCCAAGATGTTTATCACAATACTTTCCAATTAGAATCATTAGCTCAAGGTTTTCGCGATATTGAACAAAGTGGTGAAGACTTTGAAAACTTATTTGAAGATATTGACCTCTACTCTAAAAAATTAGGCTCTACTCCTCAAAAACAAAATCAAACCATTTCTAATGTCATGAAAACATTAAATGAAATTGACTTTGAGGCAGTAGATGGGGATACTTTAGGTGATGCTTATGAGTACTTGATTGGTGAATTTGCCAGTGAATCAGGAAAAAAAGCAGGTGAGTTCTATACCCCACAAGCTGTCTCTCACTTAATGACTCAGATTGTCTTTTTAGGTCGTGAAGATCAAAAAGGAATGACCCTCTATGACCCTGCTATGGGATCTGGATCACTCCTTTTAAATGCTAAGAAATATAGTAACCAATCCGATACCGTTTCTTACTATGGTCAAGAAATCAATACTTCTACTTATAACTTGGCTCGTATGAACATGATGCTTCATGGCGTTGCCATCGAGAACCAACACTTAAGTAACGCTGATACCTTGGATGCAGACTGGCCAACAGATGAACCAATCAACTTTGATGGGGTGTTGATGAACCCACCTTATTCTTTGAAATGGTCAGCGACTGCTGGTTTCTTAACGGATCCACGGTTTTCAAGTTATGGTGTATTAGCACCAAAATCAAAAGCCGATTTTGCCTTTTTACTTCATGGTTTCTATCATTTAAAAAATACAGGAACTATGGCGATTGTCTTACCACACGGTGTCCTTTTCCGTGGAGCTGCAGAAGGCAAGATTCGCCAAAAACTACTCGAACAAGGGGCTATCGATACCATTATCGGACTCCCATCAAATATCTTTTATAATACAAGCATCCCTACGACTATTATCATATTAAAGAAGAACAGAACCAACAAAGATGTCTTCTTTATCGATGCTTCAAAAGAGTTTGATAAGGGTAAAAATCAAAACACAATGACAGATAACCATATCAAAAAGATCCTTGATGCTTATAAGAGTCGTGATAATTCTGATAAGTTTTCATATTTAGCCTCATTTGATGAAATCATTGAAAATGACTATAACTTAAATATCCCACGCTATGTTGATACCTTTGAGGAAGTCCCAGTTAAACCACTGCCAGAATTAGCTAAACAGCTCAGTGACATTGATCAAGAAATTGCCAAAACAAATGCCAAACTAGATCAACTCATGAAACAACTAGTCGGAACAACCAAAGAAGCACAAGACGAATTGGATACTTTTAGAAACTAA